Proteins encoded within one genomic window of Amorphoplanes friuliensis DSM 7358:
- a CDS encoding VOC family protein, with translation MFRGFATISFYADDLAAARDWYAELLGQEAYYAFPPAPAAPAYVEFRVGDDEDELGFIDRRYAPPGAANAPGGAVMFWHVDDLQGTFDRLLKLGATEYQPITAHGDGEGFTTASVVDPFGNVLGIMHNPHYVELLASRVSSPSAASKTS, from the coding sequence ATGTTCCGAGGATTTGCCACCATCAGCTTCTACGCCGACGACCTCGCCGCCGCCCGCGACTGGTACGCCGAGCTGCTCGGCCAGGAGGCCTACTACGCGTTCCCGCCCGCGCCCGCCGCGCCGGCCTACGTGGAGTTCCGGGTCGGCGACGACGAGGACGAGCTCGGCTTCATCGACCGCCGGTACGCCCCTCCGGGCGCCGCGAACGCCCCCGGTGGTGCGGTGATGTTCTGGCACGTCGACGACCTGCAGGGCACCTTCGACCGGCTGCTGAAACTCGGCGCGACCGAATATCAGCCGATCACCGCGCACGGTGACGGCGAGGGTTTCACCACCGCGTCCGTGGTCGACCCGTTCGGGAACGTACTCGGCATCATGCACAACCCGCACTACGTCGAGCTGCTGGCGTCCCGGGTCAGCTCACCGAGCGCGGCGTCGAAGACCTCGTGA
- a CDS encoding helix-turn-helix transcriptional regulator, with the protein MRADRLVATVLLMQARGRVTAAELAGELEISVATARRDLEALSAAGVPVYPQPGRGGGWSLVGGARTDLTGLTSSEARALFLLAGPAAAGAPAVRSALRKLVRALPDTFRADAEAATDAVIVDAARWGDRDKTRPAVVDLLQDAVVRRRKVTFGYASRGRPPAPRLADPLGLVDKDDLWYLIAGTDRGQRTFRVDRITDATVTDLVAERPAGFDLQREWDRVVGEVEQRRSLLSATVLITERLLPILRDHFGRHCETLGTLDDGRVQVRVAAPMAVSIAEQLAGWGASVEVIEPESVRAELARLGSELVARYGPAGGD; encoded by the coding sequence ATGCGCGCAGACCGTCTGGTGGCCACCGTCCTGCTGATGCAGGCCCGCGGCCGGGTGACCGCGGCCGAGCTGGCCGGCGAGCTCGAGATCTCGGTGGCGACCGCCCGCCGCGACCTCGAGGCCCTGTCCGCGGCCGGCGTCCCGGTCTATCCGCAGCCCGGCCGCGGCGGTGGCTGGTCGCTCGTCGGCGGCGCCCGCACCGACCTGACCGGTCTCACGTCGTCCGAGGCCCGGGCGTTGTTCCTGCTCGCCGGGCCGGCCGCGGCCGGTGCGCCCGCTGTCCGGTCCGCGCTGCGCAAGCTGGTCCGGGCCCTGCCGGACACCTTCCGAGCCGACGCCGAGGCCGCGACCGACGCCGTGATCGTCGACGCCGCCCGCTGGGGTGATCGCGACAAGACCCGCCCGGCGGTGGTCGACCTGCTGCAGGACGCCGTGGTCCGCCGCCGCAAGGTCACCTTCGGGTACGCGAGCAGAGGCCGACCCCCGGCCCCGCGCCTGGCCGACCCGCTGGGACTCGTCGACAAGGACGACCTCTGGTACCTGATCGCCGGCACCGACCGGGGTCAGCGCACCTTCCGGGTGGACCGGATCACCGACGCCACCGTGACGGACCTGGTCGCCGAACGGCCCGCCGGCTTCGACCTGCAGCGGGAGTGGGACCGGGTGGTCGGCGAGGTCGAGCAGCGCCGCTCCCTGCTCTCGGCGACGGTCCTGATCACGGAACGCCTGCTCCCGATCCTGCGCGACCACTTCGGCCGCCATTGCGAGACCCTCGGCACCCTCGACGACGGCCGTGTCCAGGTCCGCGTCGCCGCGCCGATGGCCGTGTCGATCGCCGAGCAACTCGCCGGCTGGGGTGCATCCGTCGAGGTCATCGAGCCCGAGTCGGTCCGCGCCGAGCTCGCCCGGCTCGGGTCGGAACTTGTCGCCCGTTACGGTCCGGCGGGAGGCGATTAA
- a CDS encoding transaminase: protein MSTDPGAERVIDRDRLRLLTGRERALFAERNPRSADAYARAGHLFGRVPMTWMNKSAAGYPVYVDRARGARLSDVDGHEYVDFCLGDTAAMAGHSPAPVVEAVTRRLGELGGASTMLPTEDAAVVGAELSRRFGVPEWSFALTATDANRWAIRLLRAVTGRSRILVNSYCYHGSVDESLIVVGPDGRPRSREGNVGAPSDVTLTSRVAEFNDLDGLARELAHGDVAAVLMEPALTNIGIVLPEPGYLEGVRALTREHGTYLINDETHTFSAGPGGATAAWGLEPDVVTIGKAIGGGVPVGAYGMSAELAADLLGRGDLDLIDMGGVGGTLAGNPVSMAATRATLEEVLTEAAFAGMIEVATGFADGVRKIIDRYALPWSVSRLGARVEYRFASPAPRNGTASAASADGELEDYLHTYLLNRGILLTPFHNMALMCPATTPEDVARHHEVFDAALGELTRDASSST, encoded by the coding sequence ATGTCGACGGACCCCGGCGCGGAGCGCGTCATCGATCGTGACCGCCTCCGGCTGCTGACGGGCCGGGAGCGGGCCCTGTTCGCCGAGCGGAACCCGAGGTCGGCGGACGCCTACGCGCGGGCCGGGCACCTGTTCGGCCGGGTGCCGATGACGTGGATGAACAAGAGTGCCGCCGGCTATCCCGTTTATGTCGACCGGGCGCGGGGTGCGCGGCTCAGCGACGTCGACGGGCACGAGTACGTCGACTTCTGCCTGGGTGACACCGCCGCCATGGCCGGGCACTCCCCGGCGCCCGTGGTCGAGGCAGTGACACGACGGCTCGGTGAGCTGGGCGGGGCGAGCACGATGCTGCCGACCGAGGACGCCGCTGTGGTCGGTGCGGAGTTGAGCCGGCGCTTCGGCGTACCGGAGTGGAGTTTTGCGCTGACGGCGACCGACGCGAACCGGTGGGCGATCCGGTTGCTGCGGGCGGTGACGGGCCGCTCGCGGATCCTGGTCAACAGCTACTGCTATCACGGGTCGGTGGACGAGTCGCTGATCGTCGTCGGGCCCGACGGGCGGCCGCGGAGCCGGGAGGGCAACGTCGGGGCGCCAAGCGATGTGACGCTGACCAGCCGGGTGGCCGAGTTCAACGATCTGGACGGTCTGGCGCGGGAGCTGGCGCACGGGGACGTCGCGGCCGTGCTGATGGAGCCGGCGCTGACCAACATCGGCATCGTGCTGCCCGAGCCCGGTTATCTCGAGGGTGTGCGGGCGCTGACCCGCGAGCACGGGACGTACCTGATCAACGACGAGACGCACACGTTCTCGGCCGGGCCCGGTGGCGCGACGGCGGCGTGGGGGCTGGAGCCCGACGTCGTCACGATCGGGAAGGCCATCGGTGGCGGTGTGCCGGTCGGCGCGTACGGGATGTCGGCGGAACTGGCCGCTGACCTGCTCGGACGCGGCGACCTGGACCTGATCGACATGGGCGGGGTCGGCGGGACGCTCGCCGGGAACCCGGTGTCGATGGCGGCCACCCGGGCGACCCTCGAGGAGGTGCTCACCGAGGCCGCCTTCGCCGGGATGATCGAGGTCGCGACCGGTTTTGCCGACGGCGTCCGCAAGATCATCGACCGGTACGCGCTGCCGTGGTCGGTCAGCCGGCTCGGCGCGCGGGTCGAATACCGCTTCGCCTCGCCGGCACCCCGGAACGGCACGGCGTCCGCCGCGTCAGCCGACGGTGAGCTCGAGGACTACCTGCACACCTATCTGCTCAATCGCGGCATCCTGCTCACGCCCTTCCACAACATGGCGCTGATGTGCCCGGCGACCACGCCCGAGGACGTGGCCCGGCATCACGAGGTCTTCGACGCCGCGCTCGGTGAGCTGACCCGGGACGCCAGCAGCTCGACGTAG
- a CDS encoding caspase family protein gives MTPKTISARARRRARYTGETYAQARDAVLRLTAAGATALPEAHNAAQQRLESRIMSAILSRPAPAGLLPVRAVRPFGDGIELLITEGLTEPFCGDVFAPLDGFTARPRGHAIEVSDAASSARVLLRNLSLRRYRTAVAAGSDEPASVDPARQGEVSAMLRRLALLDEPDVAGWASDWFRWVARLSAEPARQPGEQLVAMLADPLFGCAVSGVDGLENVRRRRLAPFRAPAPRRRRVFALMVGIDRYLGPMPALRGCRNDIEAAISHLRGIIPDDLHVVALYDEQATRAAVLAGFHDHLGQAGQGDSVLFWFSGSGSQAQSPLDPGPVQTLVCSDSRVDDVPDLYAPELTRLVDDIAGRGAHVVTVLDACHSGGLSARPSIVRSPEELAPDLPLGSLPGLLREDGRTAVRPEHVALAACRADETAQEMVIDGATRGLFSSALLSALTRLGPGATYRELMIAARAQVEDRIEHQVPTMSPVDGRLIDQPFLGGPVRRPATRAVMRRVREQWEIDLGACHGFAADGDGPTLVAVAGSGPLRQAQVLEVQVAKSLVAPVGWEPDPGAQYPVALAAVPRPAVSLAFDNTAGAAAAGLRAAIETAGPGGRPSPYLRVVETGPPDVIVSEADGLTALDGNTGKPLGILPDQDPVRELERLSQWLQLRRLDNPGSPLAGAVKIELISGGGGRLPVGADGTVELAYRFAGDGWQSPEVRISLRNTTDRRLYCILVDLAGEARSHVDLFPGGWVDPGKVAAAMRGRQIRVSLPQSRPVMPGATATDWLKLLVAEQPLDAEKYLLPRTGQGGRAGESRLSRPATAAPVSGSLVGHRDVAAAYRGDLGGGDWAVTTLRLITSVPVAV, from the coding sequence ATGACACCGAAGACGATCAGCGCGCGGGCCCGGCGGCGGGCCCGCTACACCGGCGAGACGTACGCCCAGGCCCGCGACGCGGTGCTGCGGCTGACCGCCGCCGGAGCCACCGCTCTGCCCGAGGCGCACAACGCCGCCCAGCAGCGGCTCGAGTCGCGGATCATGTCGGCGATCCTGAGCCGCCCGGCGCCGGCCGGCCTGCTCCCGGTGCGGGCGGTGCGCCCGTTCGGCGACGGGATCGAGCTGCTCATCACCGAGGGTCTGACCGAGCCGTTCTGCGGTGACGTCTTCGCTCCGCTCGACGGCTTCACGGCCCGGCCCCGCGGCCACGCGATCGAGGTGTCCGACGCGGCGTCGTCGGCCCGGGTCCTGCTGCGGAACCTGTCGCTGCGCCGGTACCGCACCGCGGTGGCCGCCGGGTCGGACGAGCCGGCCTCGGTCGATCCCGCGCGGCAGGGCGAGGTCAGCGCGATGTTGCGGCGTCTCGCGCTGCTGGACGAGCCGGACGTGGCCGGCTGGGCCTCGGACTGGTTCCGGTGGGTTGCGCGGCTCTCCGCCGAGCCGGCCCGGCAGCCCGGTGAGCAGCTGGTCGCCATGCTGGCTGATCCGTTGTTCGGGTGTGCGGTCTCGGGTGTCGACGGGCTGGAGAACGTGCGGCGTCGCCGTCTCGCACCGTTCCGGGCCCCGGCGCCGCGCCGTCGCCGGGTCTTCGCCCTGATGGTCGGCATCGACCGGTACCTCGGGCCGATGCCGGCGCTGAGAGGGTGCCGCAACGACATCGAGGCAGCGATAAGCCATCTGCGCGGCATTATCCCCGACGACCTGCACGTTGTTGCTCTCTATGACGAGCAGGCGACCCGGGCTGCTGTGCTGGCGGGATTCCACGATCACCTGGGCCAGGCGGGTCAGGGCGACAGCGTCCTGTTCTGGTTCTCGGGCAGTGGCTCGCAGGCGCAGTCACCCCTCGACCCCGGCCCGGTCCAGACTCTGGTGTGCTCGGACAGCCGTGTCGATGACGTGCCGGACCTCTACGCCCCCGAATTGACCAGGCTGGTCGACGACATCGCCGGTCGTGGCGCGCACGTCGTCACCGTGCTGGACGCCTGTCACTCGGGCGGGCTCTCCGCGCGGCCGTCGATCGTCCGCTCCCCGGAAGAGCTCGCCCCGGATCTTCCCCTCGGGTCGCTGCCCGGTCTCCTGCGGGAGGACGGCCGGACCGCGGTCCGGCCCGAGCACGTGGCGCTGGCTGCCTGTCGTGCCGACGAGACTGCCCAGGAGATGGTGATCGACGGAGCCACGCGCGGGCTGTTCAGCTCAGCGCTGCTGTCGGCCCTCACGAGGCTCGGTCCCGGCGCCACCTACCGCGAACTCATGATCGCGGCGCGGGCTCAGGTGGAGGACCGCATCGAGCATCAGGTGCCGACGATGTCGCCGGTGGACGGCCGCCTCATCGATCAGCCGTTCCTCGGTGGACCGGTGCGGCGACCCGCCACGCGCGCCGTGATGCGGCGAGTGCGTGAGCAGTGGGAGATCGATCTCGGCGCCTGCCACGGTTTTGCTGCTGACGGGGACGGTCCCACCCTGGTGGCCGTCGCCGGATCCGGACCGTTGCGGCAGGCGCAGGTCTTGGAGGTGCAGGTCGCCAAGAGCCTGGTCGCTCCAGTGGGCTGGGAACCCGATCCCGGTGCGCAATATCCGGTGGCCCTCGCCGCGGTGCCGAGGCCGGCGGTCAGCTTGGCTTTCGACAACACCGCCGGTGCTGCTGCCGCCGGACTGCGGGCAGCGATCGAGACAGCCGGTCCCGGTGGGAGGCCATCGCCCTACCTCCGGGTCGTCGAGACCGGCCCGCCCGATGTCATCGTGTCTGAGGCTGATGGCCTCACGGCTCTCGACGGGAACACCGGGAAGCCACTGGGGATCCTGCCGGATCAGGACCCGGTCCGTGAGCTCGAACGCCTGTCGCAGTGGCTTCAGTTGCGCCGCCTGGACAATCCGGGTTCTCCGCTCGCCGGCGCCGTGAAGATCGAGCTGATCAGCGGTGGCGGCGGGCGCCTCCCTGTCGGTGCGGACGGAACCGTCGAGCTGGCCTACCGGTTCGCCGGTGACGGCTGGCAGTCGCCCGAGGTGCGGATCTCCCTGCGCAACACCACCGATCGGCGGCTCTACTGCATCCTGGTCGATCTCGCGGGTGAGGCCAGGAGTCACGTGGATTTGTTTCCCGGCGGCTGGGTCGATCCGGGAAAGGTGGCTGCCGCCATGCGTGGCCGGCAGATCCGCGTCTCGCTGCCGCAGTCGCGGCCGGTGATGCCGGGCGCCACCGCCACCGACTGGCTCAAGCTTCTTGTCGCGGAACAGCCCCTCGACGCCGAGAAGTACCTGTTGCCGAGGACCGGCCAGGGTGGGCGGGCAGGGGAGTCACGCCTGTCGCGCCCGGCGACGGCAGCGCCGGTGAGCGGTTCACTGGTGGGTCATCGGGACGTCGCCGCGGCGTACCGGGGTGATCTCGGCGGAGGCGACTGGGCGGTGACCACGCTCCGGTTGATCACCTCAGTGCCGGTGGCTGTCTAG
- a CDS encoding endo-1,4-beta-xylanase, with the protein MIEKPAGRHRPSWRSLFLAGAVSVLAAAGAVAVTTTAEAATTLGASAAQSGRYFGTAISGGKLNDSAYTTIANREFNMITAENEMKLDATEPNQGQFNYTNGDRIANWASTNGKRLRGHTLAWHSQQPGWMQNMSGTALRNAMLNHVTQVATHYRGKVYAWDVVNEAFADGGSGARRDSNLQRTGNDWIEAAFRAARAADSGAKLCYNDYNTDDPGHAKTQAVISMVRDFKARGVPIDCVGLQAHFNSGNPVPSNFQTTISTLAGLGVDVQITELDIQGSGSDQANKYRTVVNACLAVARCTGITVWGVRDSDSWRASDTPLLFDGNGNKKAAYTSTLDALNAASPTDPTTPPPTQSCPNGYVGLTFDDGPNPSNTTALLNALRSAGVRATLFNTGQNAAANPGLVAAEAAAGMWIANHSYTHPHMLTLSAEQMSSELSRTQSAIQNAGGGTPKLFRPPYGETNATLQSAASALGLRTLTWDVDSQDWNGASTAQIVQAASTLTNGQTILMHDQYATTVAAIPQIVSGLTSRGLCAGMISPTTGRAVAPDTGTTPPTTDPTTPPPAGGSCTATYSEGQKWSDRFNGQVAVSGTNSWIVTVTVQSPQKIIATWNATVSWNSSGNVMTARPNGSGNSFGFTVQHGGNWSWPSLTCRAG; encoded by the coding sequence ATGATCGAAAAACCTGCCGGGCGACACCGGCCGAGCTGGCGCAGTCTGTTCCTCGCCGGTGCGGTCAGCGTCCTCGCCGCGGCCGGCGCTGTCGCCGTGACCACCACGGCCGAGGCGGCCACCACTCTCGGCGCGTCCGCCGCGCAGTCCGGGCGCTACTTCGGCACGGCGATCAGCGGCGGCAAGCTCAACGACTCGGCCTACACGACCATCGCGAACCGCGAGTTCAACATGATCACCGCCGAGAACGAGATGAAGCTCGACGCCACCGAGCCCAACCAGGGCCAGTTCAATTACACCAACGGTGACCGGATCGCGAACTGGGCGTCCACCAACGGCAAGCGGCTGCGCGGGCACACCCTGGCCTGGCACTCGCAGCAGCCCGGCTGGATGCAGAACATGAGCGGCACCGCCCTGCGCAACGCCATGCTCAACCACGTCACGCAGGTCGCCACGCACTACCGCGGCAAGGTCTACGCGTGGGACGTCGTCAACGAGGCCTTCGCCGACGGCGGCAGCGGCGCCCGCCGCGACTCGAACCTGCAGCGCACCGGCAACGACTGGATCGAGGCCGCCTTCCGGGCCGCCCGGGCCGCCGATTCGGGTGCGAAGCTCTGTTACAACGACTACAACACCGACGACCCCGGCCACGCCAAGACGCAGGCCGTGATCTCCATGGTCCGCGACTTCAAGGCGCGCGGGGTGCCGATCGACTGTGTGGGTCTGCAGGCGCACTTCAACAGCGGCAACCCGGTGCCCAGCAACTTCCAGACCACCATCTCCACGCTGGCCGGTCTCGGTGTCGACGTGCAGATCACCGAGCTCGACATCCAGGGTTCCGGCAGCGACCAGGCCAACAAGTACCGCACGGTGGTCAACGCCTGCCTGGCCGTCGCCCGCTGCACCGGCATCACCGTCTGGGGTGTGCGTGACAGCGACTCCTGGCGCGCGAGCGACACCCCGCTGCTGTTCGACGGCAACGGCAACAAGAAGGCGGCCTACACGTCCACGCTGGATGCTCTGAACGCTGCGTCACCGACCGATCCGACCACCCCGCCGCCGACGCAGAGCTGCCCCAACGGGTACGTCGGGCTGACCTTCGACGACGGCCCCAACCCGTCCAACACCACCGCCCTGCTCAACGCGCTGCGGTCGGCCGGTGTGCGGGCCACGCTCTTCAACACGGGTCAGAACGCTGCCGCGAACCCGGGCCTGGTCGCGGCCGAGGCAGCCGCGGGCATGTGGATCGCCAACCACAGCTACACGCACCCGCACATGCTGACGCTGAGCGCGGAGCAGATGTCCTCGGAGCTGTCACGGACCCAGTCCGCCATCCAGAACGCCGGCGGCGGCACTCCGAAGCTCTTCCGTCCGCCGTACGGCGAGACCAACGCTACCCTGCAGTCGGCCGCCTCGGCGCTCGGTCTGCGCACCCTGACCTGGGACGTCGACTCCCAGGACTGGAACGGCGCCAGCACCGCCCAGATCGTGCAGGCCGCGTCGACGCTCACCAACGGCCAGACGATCCTCATGCACGACCAGTACGCGACCACCGTCGCCGCCATCCCGCAGATCGTCTCGGGGCTGACCAGCCGGGGCCTGTGCGCCGGCATGATCTCGCCGACGACGGGCCGGGCCGTGGCGCCCGACACCGGCACGACGCCCCCGACGACCGACCCGACCACGCCGCCGCCGGCCGGTGGCTCCTGCACCGCGACCTACTCGGAGGGCCAGAAGTGGAGTGACCGCTTCAACGGCCAGGTCGCGGTCTCCGGGACGAACAGCTGGATCGTGACCGTCACGGTCCAGTCGCCCCAGAAGATCATCGCCACCTGGAACGCCACCGTCAGCTGGAACTCCTCCGGCAACGTCATGACGGCGCGGCCCAATGGCAGCGGCAACTCGTTCGGCTTCACGGTGCAGCACGGCGGGAACTGGTCCTGGCCGTCGCTCACCTGCCGGGCCGGCTGA
- a CDS encoding 5'-3' exonuclease, translating into MPAPAPLLLVLDGNSLVHRAYHAAALDGLLDKAGRPVWALKGLIGYIARAAAHLRPSGVVVGFDCPDDSARKVDYPAYKAHRPAKSADLAEQIAGAPELLRAAGICTVVPPSYEADDVLASSAEHARSRGWRSVLMTSDRDAFALIDDTTSVLRVRNGGFDEAVLIDAPALVELYGVHSWQYRDYAALRGDPSDNLHGVRGFGRARAAALLKTFGTVDAAWAAIDRGDSAAVREVVGEQALQHLAAAATRDIVARNRRLMAMRADLPMPDLSAARLPLRRSVIRWALSGRGIHLGPSLWALTGESAPVGTEDLTPELRPWVFRRGLASSREPTPGQLSLF; encoded by the coding sequence GTGCCGGCCCCCGCCCCCTTGCTGCTCGTCCTCGACGGCAACAGTCTGGTCCACCGCGCGTACCACGCCGCGGCGCTGGACGGGCTGCTGGACAAGGCCGGCCGGCCGGTGTGGGCGCTGAAGGGTCTGATCGGCTACATCGCCCGGGCCGCCGCCCACCTGCGGCCGTCCGGTGTGGTGGTCGGCTTCGACTGCCCTGACGACTCTGCGCGCAAGGTCGACTACCCGGCGTACAAGGCGCATCGTCCGGCGAAGTCGGCGGACCTCGCCGAGCAGATCGCCGGCGCACCCGAGTTGCTGCGGGCCGCGGGCATCTGCACGGTCGTCCCGCCCTCGTACGAGGCCGACGACGTCCTGGCCAGCTCGGCCGAGCACGCCCGCAGCCGCGGCTGGCGCTCGGTCCTGATGACCAGCGACCGCGACGCCTTCGCCCTCATCGACGACACCACCTCGGTCCTGCGGGTCCGCAACGGCGGCTTCGACGAGGCCGTCCTGATCGACGCCCCGGCCCTGGTCGAGCTCTACGGCGTCCACTCCTGGCAGTACCGCGACTACGCGGCCCTGCGCGGCGACCCGTCCGACAACCTCCACGGCGTCCGCGGATTCGGCCGGGCCCGCGCGGCCGCCCTGCTCAAGACCTTCGGCACGGTCGACGCGGCCTGGGCGGCAATCGACCGGGGCGACTCCGCCGCGGTCCGCGAGGTGGTCGGCGAACAGGCCCTGCAACACCTGGCCGCCGCGGCGACCCGCGACATCGTCGCCCGCAACCGCCGCCTGATGGCCATGCGCGCCGACCTCCCGATGCCGGACCTGAGCGCGGCCCGCCTCCCCCTGCGCCGCTCGGTGATCCGCTGGGCCCTCTCCGGCCGCGGCATCCACCTCGGACCGTCCCTGTGGGCCCTGACCGGCGAGTCGGCACCGGTCGGCACCGAGGACCTGACCCCCGAGCTGCGGCCGTGGGTCTTCCGCCGCGGTCTGGCCAGCTCCCGCGAACCCACCCCGGGCCAGCTGTCTCTCTTCTAG
- a CDS encoding RNA polymerase sigma factor, giving the protein MTDEELFTAMFRRNYPRVLAFVARRTDPSRAHDVVADTFTTAWRHFSRLPEEPLPWLYRVARNSLANEERAARRQLRLAERIARRGVPQAPDHALEVIADAGLRDALRQLPALDREALLLIGWEDLDHDAAAKVLGCSAVAFKVRVHRARKRLARLLESAEEQPFAVSPRRRSA; this is encoded by the coding sequence ATGACGGACGAGGAGTTGTTCACGGCGATGTTCCGCCGGAACTATCCGCGCGTGCTCGCGTTTGTCGCGCGCCGCACCGATCCGTCGCGCGCCCACGACGTTGTCGCCGACACGTTCACGACCGCCTGGCGGCACTTCTCGCGGCTGCCCGAGGAGCCGCTGCCCTGGCTCTACCGGGTGGCCCGCAACAGTCTCGCCAACGAGGAGCGTGCCGCCCGGCGGCAGCTGCGCCTGGCCGAGCGGATCGCCCGCCGCGGCGTTCCGCAGGCGCCGGACCATGCGCTCGAGGTGATCGCCGACGCCGGCCTGCGGGACGCGCTGCGGCAGTTGCCGGCGCTCGACCGTGAGGCGCTGCTGCTGATCGGCTGGGAGGACCTCGATCACGACGCCGCCGCGAAGGTGCTGGGCTGTTCCGCCGTCGCGTTCAAGGTGCGGGTCCACCGGGCCCGGAAGCGCCTGGCCCGCCTGCTGGAGTCGGCGGAGGAGCAACCGTTCGCCGTGAGCCCGAGGAGAAGGTCCGCATGA
- a CDS encoding glycosyltransferase 87 family protein, translating to MRILVSPLRTTVCVVAAVLAVLVFDEHYRFFDMVIYHDAIRWWTHGGDLYDYVAPVRGQLGFTYPPFAAFALMPVASVSAATAGWLNAAGSVLALAVVLAVLTAPLAARLGRSRPAVLAVAVPLALATEPVRQTLGLGQVNLWLFALIVVDLVVLSRRGSRWTGVGVGIATAIKLTPGLFIVYLLVTRQWRAAGTACATVAALTVGGFLLAPAESVRYFGDLMWQPGRVGAAEALTNQALSGLLARLHAPSGWWLVVSLLVLAIGLHRARQAFRAGDELTALTLTGLTANLVSPMSWTHHLVFLPVAVLLLTTRAVRLRDPLSAVVALSAYALSVVSPIWFAPGGVLVENAYTLMLIVLVVALPAQHTAERIASAITSTATARSRSRSASASDSPVASATTASPSYRE from the coding sequence GTGCGCATTCTTGTCAGTCCACTTAGGACAACCGTGTGTGTCGTCGCCGCCGTGCTGGCCGTGCTGGTGTTCGACGAGCACTACCGGTTCTTCGACATGGTCATCTACCACGACGCGATCCGCTGGTGGACCCACGGCGGCGACCTCTACGACTACGTAGCGCCCGTCCGCGGGCAGCTCGGCTTCACCTACCCGCCGTTCGCGGCGTTCGCGCTGATGCCGGTCGCGTCGGTCTCCGCCGCCACGGCCGGCTGGCTCAACGCCGCGGGCAGCGTCCTGGCCCTGGCGGTTGTCCTGGCCGTGCTGACCGCGCCGCTCGCCGCCCGCCTCGGGCGGTCCCGGCCCGCCGTCCTCGCCGTCGCCGTGCCGCTCGCCCTGGCCACCGAACCGGTACGCCAGACCCTCGGCCTCGGCCAGGTCAACCTCTGGCTCTTCGCCCTGATCGTCGTGGACCTGGTGGTCCTGAGCCGCCGCGGATCCCGCTGGACGGGCGTCGGTGTCGGCATCGCCACGGCGATCAAGCTGACTCCCGGCCTGTTCATCGTCTACCTGCTCGTGACCCGTCAGTGGCGTGCGGCGGGCACGGCGTGCGCGACCGTCGCCGCCCTCACCGTCGGCGGCTTCCTGCTCGCACCGGCCGAGTCGGTCCGCTACTTCGGCGACCTGATGTGGCAGCCCGGCCGGGTCGGCGCCGCGGAAGCCCTGACCAACCAGGCGCTCAGCGGGCTGCTCGCCCGTCTGCACGCGCCGTCCGGCTGGTGGCTCGTCGTGAGCCTGCTCGTCCTGGCGATCGGCCTGCACCGGGCGCGGCAGGCGTTCCGGGCCGGTGACGAGCTGACCGCGCTGACGCTGACGGGCCTGACGGCCAACCTCGTCAGCCCCATGTCGTGGACCCACCACCTCGTCTTCCTGCCGGTGGCGGTGCTCCTGCTGACCACCCGGGCGGTCCGACTGCGGGATCCCCTCTCGGCCGTCGTTGCGCTGTCCGCGTACGCCCTGAGTGTCGTCTCGCCGATCTGGTTCGCGCCGGGTGGTGTGCTGGTGGAGAACGCGTACACGCTGATGCTGATCGTGCTGGTGGTGGCGTTGCCGGCTCAGCACACGGCCGAGCGGATCGCGTCGGCCATCACGTCCACGGCCACCGCCCGCAGCAGGTCCAGGTCTGCCTCGGCCTCGGATTCGCCGGTGGCCAGCGCGACGACCGCGTCACCGTCGTACCGCGAGTGA